In a single window of the Anaerocolumna cellulosilytica genome:
- a CDS encoding rhomboid family intramembrane serine protease, with translation MKKRLEKLQYNSPVTLTFALISFASLILGMLTNGFTTRLFFSIYRSSLMSPFSYIRLFGHMLGHADWGHFSGNMVLFLVLGPMLEEKYGSKTFLKMILITSLVSGMVYILLYPNHILLGASGIVFMMIVLSSAAGMEEGKIPLTLLLVVIIYLGGEIVNGIGRSDGIAHAVHILGGICGAGFGMLDVRKIKKL, from the coding sequence GCTTCAATATAATTCTCCGGTGACGCTTACTTTTGCACTGATATCTTTTGCATCCTTAATCCTTGGCATGCTAACAAACGGTTTCACAACTAGGCTATTCTTTAGTATATACCGTTCCTCATTAATGAGCCCGTTCAGTTATATCAGATTATTCGGTCATATGCTTGGTCATGCAGACTGGGGTCATTTTTCCGGTAATATGGTTTTATTTTTAGTACTAGGCCCTATGCTGGAAGAAAAATACGGTTCTAAAACTTTTTTAAAGATGATACTTATAACATCGCTGGTTTCGGGAATGGTTTATATTCTATTATATCCTAACCACATTTTATTAGGTGCCAGCGGAATTGTTTTTATGATGATAGTACTATCCTCTGCGGCGGGAATGGAAGAAGGGAAAATCCCCCTTACCCTTTTACTGGTAGTTATCATCTACTTAGGTGGTGAGATTGTAAACGGTATCGGTCGCTCAGACGGTATAGCTCACGCAGTACATATCTTAGGTGGTATATGCGGGGCAGGTTTTGGGATGCTGGATGTAAGAAAAATTAAAAAATTATAA
- a CDS encoding YcxB family protein: protein MKLTLPRWLIILAAVLLTIQPSLQTFAKTEEFKSMNLELSIPEDTIVLTKDTPDTDELWSMAGIIDPKTEKGTFDDMGVKAILYDPNTKTLVRLMQKTSKDSRDIFNLSLLSEEELTSFFDKLTKTDSEDTSTKTTIEKYAPSEAEMPFFRFTIELTQDNIPITEIIYGTIINGYMTAFDIYEENSTEPVDETYVKNLVSGAHFTKIMDKEEAKKLENQYMIRSVIMLVVFFAAIVVCILLLKRNNKRKLVLKKTKGEELTKFYAEQKRKEEQNIKDTVVFINRTLYDQTIIKSYFIYNEIYKKIKYWIITAIILAGFIFLNFSGYSLVLCVIVISILLFILIYLNGIRIEKLVTQTLKSFDTKKGTHAIFTFYDNYLTLSGIQYISQYPYTQITELKEYKDYIFIYFGPDKAVYLSKDGFENPDEFMKFIKGNIK, encoded by the coding sequence ATGAAGCTAACATTACCTAGATGGCTGATCATTCTGGCTGCTGTACTGCTGACTATCCAACCATCCCTACAGACCTTTGCAAAAACAGAGGAGTTTAAGAGCATGAATCTGGAATTGTCCATTCCAGAAGATACCATCGTGCTCACAAAGGATACACCTGATACGGACGAGCTTTGGAGTATGGCAGGAATCATCGATCCAAAAACCGAAAAGGGTACTTTTGATGATATGGGGGTTAAAGCTATACTTTATGACCCTAATACCAAGACCCTAGTAAGACTGATGCAAAAAACTTCAAAAGACAGCAGGGATATTTTTAACCTCTCTCTTCTTTCTGAAGAGGAGCTAACTTCCTTTTTTGATAAGCTTACAAAGACAGACTCCGAAGATACAAGCACCAAAACCACAATTGAAAAATATGCCCCTTCAGAGGCAGAAATGCCATTTTTCCGTTTCACTATTGAACTGACTCAGGACAATATCCCCATAACGGAAATCATTTATGGCACTATTATTAATGGTTATATGACTGCTTTTGATATTTATGAAGAAAACAGCACCGAACCTGTTGATGAGACTTATGTAAAAAACCTTGTTTCTGGAGCTCATTTTACTAAGATTATGGACAAGGAAGAAGCTAAGAAATTAGAAAACCAATATATGATACGTTCTGTAATTATGCTGGTTGTTTTTTTTGCTGCTATTGTAGTTTGTATTCTTTTACTTAAAAGGAACAACAAAAGGAAATTGGTGCTTAAAAAAACCAAAGGCGAAGAACTAACTAAGTTCTATGCAGAACAAAAACGAAAAGAAGAACAAAATATCAAAGATACGGTCGTATTTATTAACCGGACGCTTTATGACCAGACTATTATAAAAAGTTATTTTATTTACAATGAAATCTATAAAAAAATAAAATACTGGATAATAACAGCTATTATTCTGGCAGGCTTTATATTCTTGAACTTCTCCGGTTATTCCTTAGTGTTATGTGTAATTGTCATATCTATTCTTTTATTTATACTAATATATCTGAATGGTATCCGCATTGAAAAACTAGTCACTCAGACTCTAAAGTCCTTTGATACCAAAAAAGGTACCCATGCAATCTTTACCTTTTATGATAACTATTTAACCTTATCGGGAATACAGTATATCTCTCAATATCCGTATACACAGATTACGGAACTTAAGGAATATAAGGATTATATTTTTATTTACTTCGGCCCGGATAAAGCAGTTTATTTAAGTAAAGATGGATTTGAAAATCCTGATGAATTTATGAAATTTATAAAAGGAAATATAAAATAA
- a CDS encoding X2-like carbohydrate binding domain-containing protein: MKKRHFLFSMLVLLLFLLLPIGQAMAATDTTYPGFRVEGRFLYDNQGEKVILYGMNKMIIWTDKDGIPSYSEIAKTGANSVRIVWSLEGSAEDLDTAIRNCRSENMIPMIELHDATGDWSKLPTLVDYWIRPDIVEVIQKHQEYLLVNIGNEVGNQVSETDFKAGYKTAILKMREAGIHVPIVIDASSYGQDINILKSCGPYLIEADPDSNLMFSVHMWWPKAWGYTAQRVIDELEESVAINLPLIVGEFGHMWDETESGQIPYKTILEYCYKYEIGYLPWEWGPDNNPQTFLDMTTDGTYETLHGWGLEVAVTSPYSISNIAERPVSMLSNLPAMLPAEPLPSGNLALGRPVTASSLESSLYSGANITDGSLNSRWASTLTDPNWVTIDLGSVKEINRVLIYWEAAYATQYKIQVSNDGITWSDVYIQYGGKGKTEDISLSAAGRYVRIYGMHRYNNSWPYSIYEVGIYGPESALSASVSPAIAVFDKNPEKQTDITVTLSPNTHTLNGIKNNGVALTSGKDYSITGTLLSIKKAYLAAMSVGTHRLTLNYSGGIAPVIDIAIGDTTSSPYIRPGRVEFNKTAGSQSDVIVTMSSNYNTFYGIKNDTVNLVSGTDYTIADNKVTIKKEYIAKQPLGLLRLTFDFKKNFNPVLKINISDTSPNSSIAPTTAAFEKRLPADIAIHLTFNGNTLNTILNGSEQLILGTDYTVKYDVVTLKKEYLSGLSAGIVPLTFRFSAGSDCILTLLLTDTVPNSFITPKTAVFDREAPIDISIQLSLNGNTLTGIKNGSAALVSDIDYSLSGTTVTIFKEYLLTLTPGTVRLIFDFDAGEDATLIISEKAIAEGLVVEFFNGTKTTQTNSIVPKFKLTNTGAETIALSEVTIRYYFTKDGIQPQSFWCDWSPVGSSNVTGTFVTMDNPKNHTDCYLEIGFTAGAGNLAANQSVEVQIRFAKADWTNYNQTNDYSFHKDADTYVTWDKITSYISGILNTGIEP; encoded by the coding sequence ATGAAAAAACGCCATTTTTTATTCTCCATGCTTGTTTTACTCTTGTTTCTTTTACTGCCCATTGGACAAGCAATGGCAGCAACGGATACAACGTACCCGGGCTTTCGGGTTGAAGGACGTTTTTTATATGACAATCAAGGTGAAAAGGTAATCTTATATGGTATGAATAAAATGATTATCTGGACAGATAAGGACGGTATCCCCTCCTATTCCGAAATAGCCAAAACCGGTGCTAACAGCGTCCGCATCGTTTGGTCTTTAGAGGGAAGTGCTGAGGACTTAGATACAGCAATCCGTAACTGCCGTTCAGAAAATATGATTCCTATGATTGAACTTCATGATGCAACCGGGGACTGGTCAAAACTACCCACTCTTGTTGATTACTGGATAAGACCGGATATTGTAGAAGTCATACAAAAGCATCAGGAATACCTCTTGGTAAATATCGGTAATGAAGTTGGTAATCAGGTTTCAGAAACAGATTTTAAAGCAGGTTATAAAACTGCCATTTTAAAAATGCGTGAGGCAGGGATACACGTACCCATAGTCATTGATGCCAGCAGTTATGGACAGGATATTAATATTCTTAAAAGCTGCGGTCCATACCTTATTGAAGCGGATCCGGACAGCAATCTTATGTTCTCGGTTCATATGTGGTGGCCAAAGGCGTGGGGTTATACTGCCCAAAGAGTCATTGATGAACTGGAAGAATCGGTGGCAATCAACCTGCCACTAATCGTAGGTGAGTTCGGTCACATGTGGGACGAGACGGAATCCGGGCAGATACCTTACAAAACCATTCTTGAATATTGCTATAAATACGAGATTGGTTATCTTCCCTGGGAATGGGGTCCCGACAATAATCCTCAGACGTTTCTGGATATGACAACGGACGGAACCTATGAAACATTACATGGTTGGGGATTGGAGGTAGCAGTAACCAGTCCGTATAGTATTAGCAATATTGCAGAGAGACCCGTTTCTATGCTCTCTAATTTACCGGCTATGCTACCGGCAGAGCCCCTGCCTTCCGGCAATCTGGCACTCGGCAGACCTGTCACGGCTTCTTCTTTAGAAAGCAGCCTGTATTCCGGAGCAAACATAACTGACGGAAGTCTGAATTCCAGATGGGCTTCTACTTTAACAGACCCCAACTGGGTTACAATTGATTTAGGCTCAGTAAAGGAAATAAACCGTGTTCTTATCTATTGGGAAGCTGCCTATGCGACACAATACAAAATACAGGTTTCAAATGACGGCATTACATGGTCGGATGTTTATATCCAGTATGGCGGCAAAGGTAAGACCGAAGACATAAGTCTGTCTGCTGCGGGACGTTATGTAAGAATATATGGGATGCACAGATATAACAATAGCTGGCCCTATTCTATCTATGAAGTAGGAATCTATGGCCCAGAATCCGCCTTAAGTGCCTCCGTCAGTCCGGCCATAGCTGTATTTGATAAAAATCCAGAAAAACAGACGGACATCACAGTGACTTTAAGTCCCAACACACACACCTTAAATGGGATAAAGAACAATGGAGTTGCTTTGACTTCAGGTAAGGATTACAGCATTACCGGCACTCTTCTTTCTATCAAAAAAGCCTATTTGGCTGCTATGTCTGTAGGAACACACCGCCTTACTCTCAATTACAGCGGCGGTATCGCTCCTGTAATTGATATTGCAATAGGAGATACTACATCAAGTCCTTACATCAGACCGGGTCGTGTGGAATTTAATAAAACTGCCGGCAGCCAGTCCGATGTAATTGTTACTATGTCCTCGAATTATAACACTTTCTATGGCATAAAAAATGATACGGTCAATTTAGTATCCGGTACAGATTACACCATAGCGGATAATAAGGTTACTATAAAAAAAGAATATATTGCAAAACAGCCCCTAGGCTTACTACGTCTTACTTTTGACTTTAAGAAAAATTTTAATCCTGTTTTAAAGATAAATATAAGTGACACCTCACCTAATTCAAGTATTGCTCCAACTACTGCTGCCTTTGAAAAACGACTTCCGGCTGACATTGCTATACATTTAACCTTTAATGGCAATACACTTAACACCATACTCAATGGCTCTGAACAACTTATCTTAGGAACGGACTATACAGTTAAATATGACGTAGTCACCTTAAAAAAAGAATACCTTTCCGGTCTCTCTGCTGGTATTGTTCCTCTAACCTTTCGTTTCAGTGCCGGTTCTGACTGTATCTTAACACTGCTGTTAACAGATACTGTACCAAACTCTTTTATTACACCAAAGACTGCTGTGTTTGACAGGGAAGCCCCTATTGATATCTCCATTCAGCTATCGCTTAACGGGAATACTCTTACAGGTATTAAAAACGGTTCTGCTGCCTTAGTTTCAGACATTGATTACTCTCTTTCGGGCACTACAGTAACTATCTTCAAAGAGTATCTCTTAACACTGACTCCCGGTACAGTACGGCTTATCTTTGATTTTGATGCAGGAGAAGATGCAACACTTATAATATCTGAAAAAGCAATAGCAGAAGGACTCGTAGTGGAGTTTTTTAACGGGACTAAAACCACTCAGACCAATTCCATAGTACCTAAGTTTAAATTAACGAATACCGGTGCGGAAACAATTGCCCTATCCGAGGTAACCATTCGTTACTACTTTACAAAGGACGGTATACAGCCTCAATCCTTCTGGTGTGACTGGTCTCCTGTAGGAAGTTCCAATGTAACGGGAACATTTGTTACTATGGATAATCCCAAGAATCATACAGATTGCTACCTAGAGATTGGTTTTACTGCTGGTGCGGGAAATCTTGCTGCAAATCAAAGTGTTGAGGTACAGATTCGTTTCGCAAAAGCTGACTGGACAAATTATAACCAAACCAATGATTATTCATTTCATAAAGATGCTGACACCTATGTTACATGGGATAAAATCACCAGTTATATATCCGGAATTCTAAACACCGGTATTGAGCCATAG
- a CDS encoding glycosyl hydrolase 115 family protein: METFYKLTTGVKIISEVNYGSVNKGIERLQRDIHMTLQESKEEDCFIYLKQEKVIKEGYHIHFPKKDTLSIGASDELGFIYALLYISEKYLGILPFWFWNDQTFQQKEYVLIPLTEYYSNQPKVRFRGWFINDEVLIDKWAIKGDSTLPWEMALEALLRCGGNMVIPGTDHNSRKNRELAAQMGLWVTHHHAEPLGAEMFARRYPEKVPSYYQYPELYRELWKEGIQEQKEKKVIWNLGFRGQGDRPFWDDDPRYETAEARGALISSVIKEQYNLVAELVENPVCCSNLYGEIMELYREGHIKLPEDIIKIWADNGYGKMVSRRQGNENPRVYALPTNLAGEKEHHGLYYHVSFYDLQAANHMTMQPNSLDFIGRELIYAFEQGADDFVIVNCSNIKPHVYYLDAIRTIWHMGKVETEKQGKAYVSQYFSLKEEALIQMVYDCFDEYAKCTIPFGSHEDEHAGEQFYNYTTRILISSWLKGNMTGAKALHWATGDISLEEQISWYYKLCTKGYELFLGLLHKGKRVLELLPEASRQLFEDSILLQVRQHVYCLEGALLFCNSFKEFKQTAYQKAFYYAGSASLKYLEADTAMKQRAHDKWDGFYDNDCLCDFKQTANMLKYIMGYIRNMGEGPHFYQWQREFLYKEEDRRVVLLTNHENHLTDEELFACMKGKIE, translated from the coding sequence ATGGAAACATTTTATAAGTTAACCACCGGTGTTAAAATAATATCAGAAGTGAATTACGGTAGTGTGAACAAAGGGATTGAACGATTGCAAAGAGATATACACATGACCTTGCAGGAGAGCAAAGAAGAAGACTGCTTTATTTATTTAAAGCAGGAAAAGGTTATTAAAGAAGGGTATCATATACATTTTCCTAAAAAAGATACCCTTAGTATTGGTGCATCAGATGAGTTGGGTTTTATCTATGCCTTATTATATATAAGCGAAAAATATCTAGGAATTTTGCCATTCTGGTTCTGGAATGATCAAACATTTCAGCAAAAGGAGTATGTCCTTATACCACTTACAGAATACTACTCAAATCAGCCCAAAGTGCGTTTTCGCGGTTGGTTTATCAATGATGAAGTATTAATTGATAAATGGGCAATAAAAGGTGACTCTACACTGCCATGGGAAATGGCATTAGAAGCACTGCTTCGATGTGGAGGAAACATGGTAATACCGGGAACAGACCACAATTCCAGAAAAAACCGGGAACTGGCAGCTCAAATGGGTCTGTGGGTTACCCATCACCATGCGGAACCTTTAGGAGCAGAAATGTTTGCTAGACGATATCCAGAGAAGGTTCCATCCTATTATCAATATCCGGAATTATACCGTGAATTATGGAAGGAAGGGATACAAGAGCAAAAAGAGAAAAAAGTAATCTGGAACTTGGGTTTTCGTGGACAGGGCGATCGTCCTTTTTGGGATGATGACCCAAGATACGAAACAGCAGAGGCAAGAGGTGCACTCATAAGTTCTGTTATAAAAGAGCAGTATAACTTGGTGGCAGAACTGGTGGAGAATCCGGTATGCTGTTCCAATCTGTATGGTGAAATTATGGAGTTATACCGGGAAGGGCATATTAAGCTGCCTGAAGATATAATAAAAATATGGGCGGATAATGGTTACGGCAAAATGGTTTCCAGAAGACAGGGAAATGAAAACCCCAGGGTTTACGCCCTTCCAACAAATCTTGCTGGTGAAAAGGAACATCATGGATTATACTATCATGTATCATTTTATGATTTACAGGCGGCAAATCACATGACTATGCAGCCTAATTCTCTGGATTTTATAGGGAGAGAACTTATATATGCCTTTGAGCAGGGAGCTGATGACTTTGTAATAGTAAACTGTTCCAATATAAAGCCCCATGTATATTATTTAGATGCAATCCGTACGATTTGGCATATGGGTAAGGTTGAGACAGAGAAACAGGGAAAGGCTTATGTCAGTCAATACTTTTCACTAAAAGAGGAAGCCTTGATTCAAATGGTATATGATTGCTTTGATGAATATGCCAAATGTACTATTCCATTTGGTAGTCATGAAGATGAGCATGCAGGAGAACAATTTTATAATTATACTACCAGAATATTAATATCAAGCTGGTTAAAAGGTAACATGACAGGAGCCAAGGCATTACATTGGGCAACGGGAGATATTTCGTTGGAAGAACAAATTAGCTGGTATTATAAGCTTTGCACCAAGGGTTATGAACTGTTCTTAGGGCTTTTGCATAAGGGTAAGCGGGTTTTAGAGCTGTTGCCTGAAGCAAGCAGACAGTTATTCGAAGACTCTATACTTTTACAGGTTCGACAGCATGTGTATTGTCTGGAAGGAGCCTTGCTATTTTGTAATAGTTTCAAAGAATTTAAACAGACAGCATACCAAAAAGCTTTTTACTATGCAGGTTCTGCAAGTTTGAAATATCTGGAGGCTGATACTGCTATGAAACAGCGAGCACATGATAAGTGGGATGGTTTTTATGACAATGATTGTCTGTGTGACTTTAAACAAACGGCAAATATGCTAAAATATATTATGGGTTATATAAGAAATATGGGGGAAGGTCCCCATTTCTATCAATGGCAGCGGGAATTTCTATACAAAGAAGAAGACAGAAGAGTTGTATTACTGACCAATCATGAAAATCATTTAACCGATGAAGAACTGTTTGCCTGTATGAAAGGAAAAATTGAATAA
- a CDS encoding glycosyl hydrolase family 8: MFKKESGAFFSGNYPCLFEEIGITQVEMEIKIKETFNTMFFDPKEKIYFELGENMGYMLDTGNLDARSEGMSYGMMMAVQMDRKDIFDRLWLFSKTFMCQREGRYKGYFAWSVTPEGKKNSEGPAPDGEEYFAMALFFAAGRWGDGVEPFDYSVQAKTILHHCLHQAEIVPEGSAMWETKNYYIKFVPETPYTDPSYHLPHFYELFALKANEEDKEFWKKAAKESRKYLTKSCHPVTGMAPEYAEYDGSPKRLFHDGQFYSDAYRVAMNIGLDAAWFGSEKGLSQIVDNLQSFFQEKTRPHQYYNYLLDGTALEQPALHPTAIIATNAAGSLAAEGKYRLNFVREFWNTPLRTGERRYYDNCLYFFSLLMLAGKYRIYLT; this comes from the coding sequence ATGTTTAAGAAAGAATCCGGTGCTTTTTTTTCAGGGAATTATCCCTGTCTATTCGAGGAAATAGGTATTACACAGGTGGAAATGGAGATAAAAATCAAAGAAACCTTTAACACGATGTTTTTTGACCCCAAGGAAAAGATATATTTTGAGTTGGGAGAAAACATGGGGTATATGTTAGATACCGGTAATCTGGATGCTCGGTCAGAAGGGATGAGCTACGGAATGATGATGGCGGTACAAATGGATAGAAAGGATATATTTGACAGATTATGGTTGTTTTCAAAGACTTTCATGTGTCAAAGAGAAGGAAGGTATAAAGGGTATTTTGCATGGTCTGTAACACCTGAGGGTAAGAAAAATTCAGAGGGTCCTGCACCGGATGGGGAAGAATATTTTGCCATGGCTTTATTTTTTGCAGCCGGAAGATGGGGTGATGGGGTAGAGCCATTTGATTACAGTGTGCAGGCAAAGACTATTTTGCATCATTGTCTACATCAGGCAGAGATAGTGCCGGAAGGAAGTGCCATGTGGGAAACAAAGAATTATTACATAAAATTTGTACCGGAGACACCGTATACAGATCCTTCCTATCATCTGCCTCATTTTTATGAACTGTTTGCCTTGAAAGCGAACGAAGAGGATAAGGAGTTTTGGAAAAAAGCGGCAAAGGAAAGTAGAAAATATCTTACTAAATCCTGCCATCCGGTCACTGGGATGGCACCGGAATATGCGGAATATGATGGTAGTCCAAAAAGATTGTTTCATGATGGTCAATTTTATTCGGATGCTTACCGGGTAGCTATGAATATAGGTCTTGATGCAGCCTGGTTTGGCAGTGAAAAAGGGCTTAGCCAAATTGTGGATAACTTACAGAGTTTTTTCCAAGAGAAAACCAGACCGCATCAATATTATAATTATCTGCTGGATGGTACTGCGCTTGAGCAGCCGGCACTTCATCCTACTGCCATTATTGCCACCAACGCGGCAGGTTCACTGGCAGCAGAAGGAAAATACCGGCTTAACTTTGTCAGAGAATTTTGGAATACGCCTCTTCGTACCGGAGAGAGAAGGTATTATGATAATTGCTTATACTTTTTCTCCTTGCTGATGTTAGCTGGCAAGTACCGTATTTATTTGACATAA
- a CDS encoding Gfo/Idh/MocA family protein: MNKTKIGIIGCGNISGIYFQNLTQTFVNTEVYACADIVTERAKEAADKYGIHKVLTTEELLQDPAVEIVVNLTIPKVHFDVCKAALLAGKHVYVEKPLSLTLEQGRELLQLAKERNRMVGCAPDTFLGGGLQTCRKLIDDGFIGTPIGGTAFLVNHGHEGWHPDPEFYYQAGGGPMFDMGPYYLTALVSLLGEADTVCGMTKVSFPERTITSTKKFGQVIKVEIPTHVAGTIQFKNGALVNMITSFDVWGSNLPRIEIYGTLGTLLVPDPNTFGGPVFLKMAHGTEFKEIPLTHIYQENSRGIGVADMAYCVQNGGVNRASGELANHVLELMHAFHISSDSQTYYKLASTCSQPTPLPLHLVKGYVK; encoded by the coding sequence ATGAATAAAACTAAGATTGGTATTATCGGCTGTGGAAATATCAGTGGAATTTATTTTCAGAATTTAACACAAACATTTGTAAATACAGAAGTTTATGCTTGTGCAGATATAGTAACCGAACGCGCAAAAGAAGCTGCTGATAAGTACGGGATACATAAAGTGTTAACTACAGAGGAACTGCTGCAGGACCCTGCCGTTGAGATTGTGGTAAACCTAACAATCCCAAAAGTTCATTTTGATGTTTGTAAAGCTGCTCTTTTAGCAGGTAAACATGTATACGTTGAAAAACCTCTTTCTCTTACTCTGGAACAGGGCAGAGAACTACTGCAGCTTGCCAAGGAAAGAAATCGAATGGTGGGCTGTGCTCCTGATACCTTTTTAGGCGGCGGATTACAGACTTGCCGCAAGCTTATAGACGATGGTTTTATTGGTACACCGATTGGAGGTACCGCTTTTTTAGTAAACCACGGTCATGAAGGCTGGCATCCGGATCCGGAATTTTATTATCAGGCAGGCGGCGGACCAATGTTTGACATGGGTCCCTATTATCTAACCGCTTTGGTTTCCCTTTTAGGCGAAGCAGATACCGTATGCGGTATGACAAAAGTGTCCTTCCCGGAACGAACAATAACAAGTACAAAAAAATTCGGTCAGGTTATTAAGGTAGAAATTCCTACCCACGTTGCAGGAACCATTCAATTTAAAAATGGTGCCCTTGTCAATATGATTACCAGCTTTGATGTTTGGGGCAGTAATCTGCCCCGAATTGAAATCTATGGTACCTTGGGCACGCTTCTTGTACCCGACCCTAATACCTTTGGCGGACCGGTATTCTTAAAAATGGCTCACGGAACAGAATTTAAGGAAATCCCTCTTACACATATTTATCAAGAAAACAGTCGTGGTATCGGGGTAGCCGATATGGCATATTGTGTCCAAAACGGCGGAGTTAACAGGGCATCCGGAGAATTAGCCAACCACGTATTAGAGCTGATGCACGCCTTTCATATAAGCTCTGATTCACAAACCTACTATAAGCTTGCCTCCACATGCAGCCAGCCAACCCCCCTGCCCTTACATCTTGTAAAAGGTTATGTCAAATAA
- a CDS encoding ThuA domain-containing protein has translation MAKKALIVYGGWNGHQPAEVSAVFKDILETEGFAVEVSDSLDSFTDEDKLMNLDLIIPVWTMGEINENQLKPVLKAVEAGVGVAGCHGGMGDAFRNCVEWQFMTGSQWVAHPGNDGVEYEVNMVKTSSSPIIKGIADFKVTTEQYYIHVDPAVNVLATTTFPVVEGPHSANGMTVMPVVYTKYWGKGKVFYTSLGHHADIFDTPEVREITKRGFLWAAR, from the coding sequence ATGGCAAAGAAAGCTTTAATCGTTTATGGTGGTTGGAATGGGCATCAACCGGCAGAGGTATCTGCTGTCTTTAAAGACATACTTGAAACAGAAGGTTTCGCAGTTGAGGTATCAGACAGTCTTGACAGTTTCACAGACGAGGATAAATTAATGAATTTAGACCTGATAATTCCCGTCTGGACTATGGGTGAAATTAATGAAAACCAATTAAAGCCCGTACTAAAGGCAGTAGAGGCCGGTGTGGGAGTGGCAGGTTGCCACGGGGGTATGGGCGATGCCTTCCGTAATTGCGTAGAATGGCAATTTATGACCGGTTCCCAATGGGTTGCCCATCCTGGTAATGACGGTGTGGAATATGAGGTAAATATGGTAAAAACAAGCTCCAGCCCCATAATAAAAGGCATAGCTGATTTTAAGGTAACCACTGAGCAATATTATATCCACGTGGATCCGGCAGTTAATGTTCTGGCTACTACAACCTTTCCTGTTGTAGAAGGCCCCCATTCTGCCAATGGAATGACTGTTATGCCAGTGGTATATACAAAATATTGGGGCAAAGGTAAGGTTTTTTACACTTCCTTAGGACATCATGCAGATATTTTTGACACTCCAGAAGTTAGAGAAATAACCAAAAGAGGATTTTTATGGGCTGCCAGATAA
- a CDS encoding AraC family transcriptional regulator produces the protein MYPFYEIRKEEMKGSINVYTTNNLSFPPHFQSQAEVIFVLDGTITTRINERKETLTKGDIGVAFPNDVHSFQTDVKSKVLIVIVSVKLISSYFNARSGKSVTNPFLKNQEYDPAIEAMLLMLREEYEQNRGEMVIQGLLHAIFGKLDSYLNFKEGSMLYDTTIQIVLSYIAEHYKENITLTETARRLGYSPYYISRIFNGKIGYRFNHYINSLRINMAQNLLRDTTLSVASIALECGFESLRNFNRAFKKQTNTTPLNYRKRYIGITMETKKEKNK, from the coding sequence ATGTATCCGTTTTATGAAATACGCAAGGAAGAAATGAAGGGCAGTATAAATGTCTACACAACGAACAATCTTTCTTTTCCGCCTCATTTTCAATCTCAGGCAGAAGTGATTTTTGTATTGGATGGTACTATAACCACAAGGATTAATGAAAGAAAAGAAACTTTGACAAAAGGTGACATTGGAGTAGCCTTTCCAAATGATGTTCACAGCTTTCAGACAGATGTAAAGTCAAAGGTCCTGATAGTTATTGTTTCAGTAAAACTTATTAGCAGTTATTTTAATGCACGTTCCGGTAAATCGGTTACAAATCCTTTTCTGAAAAACCAGGAATATGACCCTGCTATTGAGGCTATGTTATTGATGCTACGAGAGGAGTATGAACAAAACAGAGGTGAGATGGTTATACAGGGCTTGCTGCACGCTATTTTTGGAAAGCTGGATTCTTATTTAAATTTTAAAGAAGGCAGTATGTTGTATGATACTACCATCCAAATCGTGTTATCTTATATAGCGGAACATTATAAAGAAAATATTACCTTAACAGAGACAGCAAGAAGACTTGGGTATAGCCCCTACTATATTTCGCGGATTTTTAACGGTAAGATAGGATATCGCTTTAATCATTATATAAACAGCTTGAGAATTAACATGGCCCAAAATCTTCTAAGGGATACGACACTATCTGTTGCCAGTATTGCTTTAGAATGCGGTTTTGAAAGCCTGCGTAATTTTAACAGAGCTTTTAAGAAGCAGACAAATACAACGCCGTTGAATTACCGGAAGAGATATATAGGGATAACAATGGAAACTAAAAAGGAAAAAAATAAGTAA